One stretch of Streptomyces sp. NBC_00443 DNA includes these proteins:
- a CDS encoding DUF3558 family protein, with the protein MQRAAEREQRDGRKQHEQRGKGLHGLQRALVCAAVVPAVLIAAGCSSDSGSDDKAAGDTKASASASESASPSPTVQAAAYEAIPQPCKALSKKTLEELAPEAKSGKESSSDEASTRGSCSWSSLDNNGVKGSQFRWLNVSLLRFESDVSRGSGDKRAQEYYATQAQGAKAVSGAKNIKSEPVAGVGDEATAVRYDLKKKEGSFRQETIVARVENVVVTLDYNGAGLAGEKTPSAESLDKLARKAAKEAVAAVTKANGSGSAGTPSSAPSKSASKSPSKSPSGSSSKGSGSPSKSAPKKS; encoded by the coding sequence ATGCAGCGAGCAGCAGAGCGAGAACAGCGTGACGGGCGTAAGCAGCACGAGCAGCGGGGGAAGGGCCTTCACGGCCTGCAGCGTGCCCTTGTCTGCGCGGCCGTCGTCCCCGCGGTGCTGATCGCCGCGGGCTGTTCCTCGGACTCCGGTTCGGACGACAAGGCCGCCGGGGACACGAAGGCCTCGGCGTCGGCGTCCGAGTCCGCGAGCCCGTCGCCGACGGTGCAGGCGGCGGCGTACGAGGCGATTCCGCAGCCGTGCAAGGCGCTGTCGAAGAAGACGTTGGAGGAGCTCGCTCCCGAGGCCAAGTCCGGCAAGGAGAGTTCGTCGGACGAGGCGTCGACGCGTGGCTCCTGCTCCTGGAGCAGCCTCGACAACAACGGCGTGAAGGGCTCGCAGTTCCGCTGGCTCAACGTCTCCCTGCTGCGCTTCGAGTCGGACGTCTCGCGTGGCTCGGGCGACAAGCGGGCGCAGGAGTACTACGCGACGCAGGCCCAGGGCGCGAAGGCGGTGTCGGGCGCGAAGAACATCAAGTCGGAGCCGGTCGCCGGGGTGGGCGACGAGGCGACGGCGGTGCGCTACGACCTGAAGAAGAAGGAGGGTTCCTTCCGGCAGGAGACGATCGTGGCCCGGGTCGAGAACGTCGTCGTGACGCTCGACTACAACGGCGCCGGTCTCGCCGGTGAGAAGACCCCGAGCGCGGAGTCCCTGGACAAGCTCGCGCGCAAGGCCGCCAAGGAGGCGGTGGCCGCGGTGACGAAGGCGAACGGCAGCGGCAGCGCGGGCACGCCGAGCAGCGCCCCGTCGAAGTCGGCTTCGAAGTCTCCCTCGAAGTCGCCCTCCGGAAGCTCCTCGAAGGGCTCCGGCTCCCCCTCCAAGTCAGCGCCGAAGAAGAGCTGA